A single genomic interval of Helianthus annuus cultivar XRQ/B chromosome 13, HanXRQr2.0-SUNRISE, whole genome shotgun sequence harbors:
- the LOC110900404 gene encoding CASP-like protein 1 — MASVNPSHSTISVESLAPPAPENKSSTRASAAKNHVVVDVVLRAMLFATAFVAITFVVTSKQTKLIPVAPGIAIPMAAKFNQSPIVYKYYVAALSVTCFYSVITGLLSALALVKMTEGSTKTQVHLAILDALLLGIMASATGAAGGVGYIGFKGNNHTGWTKICNVYGSFCRHIAASIAVSLLPSVALLLLVWVSVFILSKKISRS; from the exons ATGGCATCCGTGAATCCATCACATTCTACAATATCAGTGGAGTCACTCGCACCACCAGCACCAGAGAACAAGTCTAGTACTCGTGCAAGTGCCGCCAAGAACCATGTGGTGGTTGATGTGGTATTAAGGGCCATGCTGTTTGCAACGGCCTTCGTTGCAATCACTTTCGTGGTCACttctaaacaaaccaagttgATACCAGTTGCCCCAGGCATCGCGATACCCATGGCTGCGAAGTTTAACCAGTCCCCG ATTGTTTATAA ATACTACGTGGCTGCACTGTCCGTTACTTGCTTCTACAGCGTCATCACGGGTTTGTTATCGGCCTTAGCTCTAGTGAAGATGACAGAAGGGTCCACAAAGACGCAGGTTCACTTGGCGATACTTGATGCT CTGCTGTTAGGTATCATGGCTTCTGCAACAGGAGCAGCAGGAGGAGTAGGATACATAGGATTCAAAGGAAACAATCACACAGGATGGACCAAGATTTGCAACGTCTACGGTTCCTTCTGCAGGCATATTGCAGCCTCTATTGCTGTGTCACTCTTACCCTCTGTAGCACTTCTGCTGCTTGTTTGGGTCTCCGTTTTTATTCTTTCGAAGAAAATCTCAAGGAGTTAG